Proteins encoded by one window of Halomonas sp. SH5A2:
- a CDS encoding MOSC domain-containing protein — protein sequence MKIVQLNVYPVKSLQGITLEQSQLHTHGLAWDRRWMLVDARQRFVTQRQLPALATIGVALTDEHLVLSHPDVEPLSVPLAEPEGNLRLVSVWDDHCKALPEGPEVTHWLEAALGEKAQGMSLVRFATEFTRAVEDDFLDGGAAHTYFSDGYPFLLTTTGSLDALNDALTAGGHAPVPMSRFRPNVVIECDTPWAEDRWATLSDVTGIFQFTLRKPCQRCKITTIDQQTAVIPEPAEPLKTLLALNTQPALKGAHFGQNATLTSGEGAIIRVGAVLEASERDA from the coding sequence ATGAAGATTGTCCAGCTTAACGTTTACCCGGTTAAATCACTGCAGGGAATTACCCTGGAGCAAAGCCAGCTACATACGCATGGGTTGGCCTGGGATCGCCGCTGGATGTTGGTCGACGCCCGGCAACGGTTTGTGACCCAGCGTCAGTTGCCGGCCCTGGCGACGATTGGCGTTGCGCTGACCGACGAACACTTGGTGCTGTCGCATCCCGACGTCGAGCCGCTGAGTGTGCCGCTTGCAGAGCCTGAAGGCAATTTACGCCTGGTTAGCGTCTGGGATGACCACTGCAAAGCGCTTCCGGAAGGCCCAGAGGTAACACACTGGCTCGAGGCCGCGCTCGGCGAGAAGGCCCAAGGGATGAGTCTGGTTCGCTTTGCCACCGAGTTTACCCGTGCCGTTGAAGATGATTTTCTCGATGGTGGCGCGGCGCATACCTATTTTTCCGACGGCTACCCTTTTTTGTTGACCACTACCGGCTCGCTTGACGCCTTGAACGACGCCTTGACCGCGGGTGGCCACGCACCGGTACCGATGAGTCGCTTTCGTCCCAATGTGGTAATCGAGTGCGACACCCCTTGGGCGGAAGACCGCTGGGCCACGTTGAGTGATGTCACAGGGATATTTCAGTTTACGCTGCGTAAACCATGCCAGCGTTGCAAAATTACCACCATTGACCAGCAGACGGCGGTGATTCCTGAACCGGCCGAGCCGCTGAAAACGCTGTTGGCGCTGAATACTCAGCCCGCCTTAAAAGGCGCCCACTTCGGTCAGAATGCCACCTTGACCAGCGGCGAGGGTGCGATTATCCGGGTGGGGGCGGTGCTTGAGGCAAGCGAGCGCGACGCCTGA